The following coding sequences lie in one Phalacrocorax aristotelis chromosome 2, bGulAri2.1, whole genome shotgun sequence genomic window:
- the CCT5 gene encoding T-complex protein 1 subunit epsilon, giving the protein MSAMGTLAFDEYGRPFLILKDQERKTRLMGLEALKSHIMAAKAVASTLRTSLGPNGLDKMMVDKDGEVTVTNDGATILNMMDVDHQIAKLMVELSKSQDDEIGDGTTGVVVLAGALLEQAEQLLDRGIHPIRIADGYEQAARIAIEHLDKISDSFPVDPQNIEPLIQTAKTTLGSKVVNRCHRQMAEIAVNAVLTVADMERKDVDFELIKVQGKVGGRLEDTQLVKGVIVDKDFSHPQMPKELKDVKIAILTCPFEPPKPKTKHKLDVTSVEDYKALQKYEKEKFEEMVKQIKDTGANLAICQWGFDDEANHLLLQNELPAVRWVGGPEIELIAIATGGRIVPRFCELTAEKLGFAGIVREISFGTTKDRMLVIEQCQNSRAVTIFIRGGNKMIIEEAKRSLHDALCVIRNLVRDNRIVYGGGAAEISCALAVSEAADKCPSLEQYAMRAFADALEVIPMALSENSGMNPIQTMTEVRARQVKENNPALGIDCLQKGTNDMKQQHVIETLIGKKQQISLATQVVRMILKIDDIRRPGETEE; this is encoded by the exons ATGTCGGCTATGGGGACTTTGGCGTTTGATGAGTATGGGCGCCCCTTCCTCATCCTCAAGGACCAGGAGCGCAAGACGCGCCTCATGGGGCTGGAGGCGCTCAAG tcTCACATAATGGCAGCAAAGGCGGTAGCAAGTACTCTGAGAACATCCCTTGGGCCCAAtg gCTTGGATAAAATGATGGTGGACAAAGATGGTGAGGTGACTGTGACAAATGATGGTGCTACCATCCTGAATATGATGGATGTGGATCACCAGATAGCCAAACTTATGGTGGAGCTGTCTAAATCCCAAGATGATGAGATTGGGGATGGAACTACTGGAGTTGTtg TTCTGGCTGGAGCATTATTGGAACAAGCTGAGCAGTTACTAGATCGTGGTATTCACCCTATCAGAATAGCAGACGGGTATGAGCAGGCAGCTCGCATTGCTATTGAGCATCTAGACAAAATCAGTGACAGCTTTCCAGTTGATCCACAGAACATTGAACCTCTTATCCAGACAGCAAAGACAACGCTAGGCTCTAAAGT AGTTAACCGTTGTCACAGACAAATGGCAGAAATTGCTGTAAATGCTGTACTGACAGTAGCAGATATGGAACGTAAGGATGTTGATTTTGAGCTGATCAAAGTACAAGGCAAAGTGGGAGGTAGACTGGAAGATACACAGTTGGTTAAAGGAGTGATTGTGGATAAAGATTTCAGTCATCCACAGATGCCTAAA GAGCTTAAAGATGTTAAAATTGCAATCCTTACTTGTCCATTCGAACCACCTAAGCCTAAAACCAAGCACAAGCTTGATGTCACATCTGTGGAAGATTACAAGGCACTGCAGAAATACGAAAAGGAGAAGTTTGAAGAAATGGTGAAACAG ATAAAAGACACTGGTGCAAACCTTGCTATTTGCCAGTGGGGTTTTGATGATGAGGCGAATCACTTGCTGCTCCAGAATGAGCTGCCTGCCGTTCGTTGGGTTGGTGGACCTGAAATAGAA TTAATCGCCATTGCAACTGGAGGACGCATTGTTCCTCGATTCTGTGAACTCACGGCGGAGAAACTGGGTTTTGCGGGTATTGTCCGAGAGATCTCCTTTGGGACAACGAAGGACAGAATGCTTGTCATTGAACAGTGTCAGAATTCCAGAGCTGTGACCATTTTCATtagaggaggaaataaaatg ATTATTGAAGAAGCAAAGCGATCTCTTCATGATGCATTGTGTGTCATCCGGAATCTTGTTCGTGATAATCGTATTGTATATGGTGGTGGTGCTGCTGAAATTTCTTGTGCTTTGGCAGTCAGTGAAGCAGCAGATAAG TGCCCGTCTTTGGAACAGTATGCTATGAGAGCTTTTGCAGATGCCCTGGAGGTAATTCCCATGGCACTTTCAGAGAACAGTGGTATGAATCCAATACAGACGATGACCGAAGTGCGGGCTAGGCAAGTGAAAGAGAATAATCCTGCCCTCGGCATTGATTGTTTGCAGAAAGGAACAAACG ATATGAAGCAGCAGCATGTTATAGAAACCCTGATTGGTAAGAAACAACAGATTTCTCTGGCGACTCAGGTTGTTAGAATGATTCTGAAGATCGATGATATCCGTAGGCCTGGAGAAACTGAAGAGTGA
- the ATPSCKMT gene encoding ATP synthase subunit C lysine N-methyltransferase, whose protein sequence is MSQAPASERQAVGLWEDCEGGRRRRRWGLFATAGVGGSLVALYAVVTPFVTPALRKVCLPFVPATSAQIQNVLKMLENRSGCLVDIGSGDGRIVIAAAKRGFKAVGYELNPWLVWYSRYRAWRDGVHQNTKFYISDLWKVSFSHYTNVVVFGVPQMMPQLEKKLEEELECNARIVACRFPFPCWIPDHTTGEGIDTVWAYDLKCSRGCETKSLEITPEAES, encoded by the exons ATGTCGCAGGCGCCAGCGAGCGAGAGGCAGGCAGTAGGCCTGTGGGAGGATTGTGAGGGCGGCCGCAGAAGGCGACGCTGGGGGCTGTTCGCCACTGCCGGTGTCGGTGGGAGCTTGGTGGCACTCTATGCTGTGGTCACCCCCTTCGTGACCCCAGCTCTGAGGAAAGTGTGCCTGCCCTTCGTTCCTGCAACGTCCGCTCAGATCCAGAATGTGCTGAAAATGTTAGAGAACAGAAGCGGCTGTTTAGTTGACATTGGTAGCGGGGATGGCCGTATT GTGATAGCAGCTGCAAAAAGGGGATTCAAAGCTGTTGGTTATGAATTAAATCCCTGGCTAGTCTGGTACTCCAGATACCGTGCCTGGAGAGATGGGGTACATCAGAACACcaaattttatatttcagacTTATGGAAG gtttctttCTCCCATTATACaaatgttgttgtttttgggGTACCTCAAATG ATGCCACAGTTGGAGAAGAAGCTGGAAGAAGAACTTGAGTGTAATGCCAGAATCGTTGCCTGTcgttttcctttcccttgctGGATCCCAGATCATACTACTGGAGAGGGAATAGACACTGTGTGGGCCTATGATTTGAAGTGTTCTAGAGGATGTGAAACAAAAAGCTTGGAAATTACACCAGAGGCAGAATCCTAA